CGATCTCGGCGCCGACGAGGTACTGGTAGCTCATGGCATCGATCAGCAGCGACACACCGTTCTTGGTCATCGTGGTGTCGTCTTCGTTCGTGATCTCGTCGAAAGTGAAGCCGTACTGGAAGCCCGAGCATCCGCCGCCCTGCACGAACACGCGCAGCTTGAGGTCGGGATTGCCTTCTTCCGCGATCAGGTCGGCCACCTTGGCGGCCGCGCTGTCGGTGAAGACGATCGGTTCGGGCATCTGGGTCTGGATGTTTTCGGCAACGGCGCTCATGTGGGGTAACTCCTTGAGGGCCGGACATGCGGCCAATAGACCAATGCTACTGCAATGCCGCATTCTCGGCTGGCCGGCGGCAGCGAGCACCCAAAGCAAGTGGGGTCGAACACGCCCGCGCCAAGGTGCTGCAATGAAAAAGCCGCCCGAAGGCGGCTCTTGTGCGTAGCGAACAGGATCAGCGCTTGCTGAACTGCTTGCGGCGGCGTGCGGAGTGCAGGCCGACCTTCTTACGCTCGACCTCGCGCGCATCGCGGGTCACGAAGCCAGCCTGGCTCAGCACCGGCTTGAGGCTTGCATCGTAGTCGATCAGCGCACGCGTGATGCCGTGGCGCGTTGCGCCGGCCTGGCCGGACTCACCGCCACCAGCCACGTTGACCATGACGTCGAACGTTTCGGTGTTGTTGGTCAGCACCAGGGGTTGCTTCGCGATCATGATCGAGGTTTCGCGGCCGAAGAACTCTTGGATGTCCTTGCCGTTGACCGTGATCTTGCCCGAGCCCTTTTTCAGGAAAACACGGGCGACGCTCGATTTGCGACGGCCGGTTCCATTGTTCCATTCACCAATCATTCTCAAGGCTCCTTACAGTTCCAGCACTTTGGGCTGTTGGGCGGTATGCGGGTGCTCAGCGCCACCGTACACCTTGAGTTTCTTGATCATCGCGTAGCCGAGCGGGCCCTTGGGCAGCATGCCCTTGACAGCCTTTTCCAGGGCGCGGCCCGGGTGCTTGGATTGCATGTCGCGGAAGTTGGTCGCCGTGATACCGCCGGGATAGCCCGAGTGACGGTAGTACACCTTGTCGATCGACTTGGCGCCGGTGACGCGCAGTTGCGCGGCGTTGATGATGACGATGAAGTCACCGGTATCGACGTGAGGCGTGTAAATGGCCTTGTGTTTGCCGCGCAAACGGAGAGCAACTTCGCTGGCTACTCGTCCGAGGACCTTGTCGGTCGCGTCAATCACAAACCACTCGTGCGTCACGTCAGCGGGCTTGGCGCTGAACGTTTTGGTCATGAGTTTTTCTCTTGAAAAGAGGGTTTGGCGAGCCCTTTTCCACGGTCGGCGTTCCTCTGACGGGAATCTCTTAGGTGGGTTTCACGCGCCCGCATGACGGGTGAGTGCCTTCGCCGCGGGGCTACAAAAACGCTGCGAAGCCCGCGATTATATGAAGAATTGGCCAAACAGCCAATCCCCGGGCTTCGCAAGCCCTCAGCGCTGGATGCGGACCAGTTCCAGGCTCTCGTTCGTGATGCTGGCACTGGCGCGCCGGTGCGTGGCCTCGAACTTGACGATGCGCCTCAGTTCGGGGCTGTACAGGGCGGCAACGTTGAATGGTGTGCCAACGAGGGAGGCGCCCGTGCCATAGGAGGCGTAGATCCAGCCTTGGTAGCTGATGCGCAGCACGTTGAGTTCCACGCCGTCCACGCGGGTCGTGTGTTCAGCGCCCACGGTGGCGTCGAGTTCATGCCGCAGCCGATCGCCGGTGGTCGTCACATAGTCGAGGTGCCAGCGCATGCCGGACCGGATCTCGTCCTTCGGTGCCCAGCCGCCCGGCGGCGACGCGCTGTCGAACACGCCCCCGATCGGCGACGTGATGGACACCACCTGCCCGTTGGCCTTCTCGACCCTGCTCCCGGCGTTGAACGACAGCTCGTCGCCGGCAACCCGCTCCAACCTGTAGACCACCGGCGTCCGGTTGCCGGTCAGACGGTCGGTGCGCACGTATTCGAGCGCGTCGCCGACGCGCAGCGGCTCGTTCAGCCCGATGCCCCCCAGGTCGGCGCTGCGGCGGGCGCCGCCTTCGGGTTCACGGGCACGCGCCGCCAGCTGCGCCTGGGCGCGGGCCGGCAACTCCGCCAGGAACTCGGCCGGAATCGCGAAATTCAGGCTCCCGCCATCGCGGGCGGCGAAGGTGGTGATGCCCAGCAGGCGGCCGTCGCTGTCGAACAGCCCGCCACCACTCGACCCCGGGGTGACCGCGGCCGTGGTCTGCAGCAGGCGCGCCTCGCCGTCGCCGCCGCGCAGGCCGGACAGGAGGCCTTCGCCCAGGGTGTTTTCCAGCCCACGCGGATTGCCGATGGCGTACACGCGCTGGCCGACGCGCGCACCGCCGGCGGGCGCCAGCGTCACCGGCGGCGCCGTGAAGTTCGCGACCCTGATCTGGCACAGGTCGCGTGCCGGATCCGGGTATTCGAGCGTGGCGCCGTAGGTGACGTTGTCTCGCTTGACCACGAAATTGCTGGCCTTGGCCAGCACGTGGCAATTGGTGACGAGGCGACCGGGCGCGATCACCACGGCGCTGCCGGCGCGCAACGGGCGCTCCTGTGCGTCGAAGGTGCGCACCGCCCAGACGCTGTCCGACAGCTTGGCGAACAGGACGTCGGGCTCCAGCGCGGCGGCGCTGCCGGCGGCCGAGGCGATCGCCAGGAAGGCGGCCGCGGGGCGCAGCCACGGCGCGGGGTTCATCGATCCCGCCTTCATGGCTTGGCAGGCAGCAAGCCGCGCAGGTCGTCCATCGAAACCCGGGCGTCGGGCGCAGCGGACGGCGATGGCGCTGCAAGCGCCGGTGCCGGAGCGGCCGGGGCCGCGCGCGCGACTGACACGGGAGGAGGCACCGCTGCCGGCGCAGGTGCAGGCGCCGGCACCACCGCGACGGCGCTCTTCGGCGCTGGCGCGGCCTCCATCTCGGTCGTCCCGATCTTCATGCCGGCCGTTGCCTGGTCACCGCTCTGCGCGCTGCGGTCGAAGCTGCGCACCTCGCCGAAAGTCAATTGGATCCAGCTCGGGTAGTTGAACCCCGCCCCGGTGCCGGCGTCGATCGCCGCACCGACCACGCCGCCGATCATCACGTTGCCGACCATGCCGATGTTGGCGCGCGAGATCGCCTGGCCGCGGGCAGGCGGCTGGCCGGCCTGGGTGCATTCGATGCCGAGGTTCTCGCCCGAGCGGCGCACCGACAGGGTCTGGCCGGAGCGCACCTCCGCATCGTTGCGGTCGTTCGAAATCCTGCACCGCGCCCCGTCGACGAGCTTGCCGGCGGGCGACAGGGTCTCGATCTTCACGTTCTGAGTCGTCCCATGCGTGACCGAGGCGCAGCCCGTCAAAATAGACAAAACACCCGCACCGACGCACAGGCCCCAAAATCGCCATCCGGCTCCTCGCATTGCTGCCCCTCGTTGTTCGTTTGTAATTTAATGTAGCAGGCGAGTCTAGCGCTCCCCTTTTCACTCTTTCAGGCTCTTTCCATGTTCAGTTACCGCCACGCGTTCCATGCCGGCAACCACGCCGACGTGCTCAAGCACACGGTGCTGATTGCCACCCTCGACCACCTGCTCGAAAAAGAAGCAGCGCTGACCGTCGTCGACACCCACGCCGGCGCGGGCCTGTACCGGCTCGACGGCGACTACGCCGGCACGAGCGGCGAAGCGGCCGAGGGTGTGCTGCGCCTGCTGTCGGACGAAAAAAAGGCGCCGGCTGCGCCTGCGCCAGCGGCAAAGACGGCTTCGAAAAAAGCGGCGCCCGAAGCCGAAGCCCCCTTGGCCGACGCCATTGCGCGCTACCTGAGCGTGATCCACGACTTCAATCCCAAGGGCGGCGCCCGCATCTACCCCGGCTCGCCCTTCATCGTGCAGCACCTGCTGCGCGACCACGACAAGCTCAAGCTGTTCGAGCTGCACCCCACCGATGCCCGCACGCTGGACGCCAACATCGCGCAGCTCGAGGCCGGCAGGCAGATCGCGGTGCTGCGGGAAGACGGCTTCGGCAGCGCCACCAAGTTCCTGCCGCCGCCGTCGCGCCGCGCGCTGGTGCTCATGGACCCGAGCTACGAGATCAAGAGCGACTACGGCCGCGTGCTCGATTTCGCGGCCGAGGCGCTCAAGCGCTTCGCGACCGGCACCTATGCCATCTGGTACCCGATCATTCCCCGGCCCGAGGCACACGACCTGCCGCGCCGGCTCAAGACCCTGGCCACCAAGGCCGGCAAGCCCTGGCTGCACGCCACGCTCACGGTCAAGTCGAGCAAGCTGATCACCAAGGAGTCGGGCGAAACCCAGCGCCCGGGGCTGCCGGCCAGCGGCATGTTCCTGATCAATCCGCCCTACACGCTGAAGCCGCTGCTGGCTGCCGCGCTGCCCCAGCTGGTGGAGCGGCTGGCCCAGGACCGCCACGCCGCGTTTTCGCTCGACGCCGGCGGCTAGGCTTGCGCGCCTTGTCGCCCTAGCGGCGGCGCCGCTGCGGCGCAGCGGCCTTGGGCGCCGCAGGGGCCGGCGCAGGCGCCTCGGCCACCTCGACCTCGGCACCGCCGCAGCGCATGCCCTCGTGGTCGACGATCGTCAAGGCCACTTGCTTGATGCCGAGCCCGATGAGCCCGATGCGCTCGGCCGCGGCACGGCTCAGGTCGATGATGCGGCCCTGCGCATAGGGCCCGCGGTCGGTGATGCGCACCAGCACCTCGCTGCCGTTGACCAGGCTCCGCACGCAGACCCGGGTATTGAACGGCAGCGTCTTGTGGGCCGCCGTCAGCGCCATCATGTCGAAGCGCTCGCCGCTTGCGGTCTTGCGCTGGTGGAACGGGATGCCATACCAGGAGGCGCCGCCGCGCTCGAAGATCTCGCGGGGGCCATCGCCCGGCACGCCGTCGTCGGGCCCCAGTTCACCGGTGCCCGACACCGCCAGGTCGTAACGCACCGACGGCACGTTCGACCGGGCCGGCGCGCCCGGCGGAACAGCCAGCTGGCGCGCCAGGGGCAGGAGCTTCGCGTCCTCCTTGTCCGGCGGCCCGCCCTCGGTTGCCGGAGGCATGGCACAGCCAGCCAGGACGCAGGTTGCAGCCACGAGCAAGACGCGAAACG
The Variovorax sp. OAS795 genome window above contains:
- a CDS encoding septal ring lytic transglycosylase RlpA family protein, with the translated sequence MPPATEGGPPDKEDAKLLPLARQLAVPPGAPARSNVPSVRYDLAVSGTGELGPDDGVPGDGPREIFERGGASWYGIPFHQRKTASGERFDMMALTAAHKTLPFNTRVCVRSLVNGSEVLVRITDRGPYAQGRIIDLSRAAAERIGLIGLGIKQVALTIVDHEGMRCGGAEVEVAEAPAPAPAAPKAAAPQRRRR
- the rlmJ gene encoding 23S rRNA (adenine(2030)-N(6))-methyltransferase RlmJ — encoded protein: MFSYRHAFHAGNHADVLKHTVLIATLDHLLEKEAALTVVDTHAGAGLYRLDGDYAGTSGEAAEGVLRLLSDEKKAPAAPAPAAKTASKKAAPEAEAPLADAIARYLSVIHDFNPKGGARIYPGSPFIVQHLLRDHDKLKLFELHPTDARTLDANIAQLEAGRQIAVLREDGFGSATKFLPPPSRRALVLMDPSYEIKSDYGRVLDFAAEALKRFATGTYAIWYPIIPRPEAHDLPRRLKTLATKAGKPWLHATLTVKSSKLITKESGETQRPGLPASGMFLINPPYTLKPLLAAALPQLVERLAQDRHAAFSLDAGG
- the rpsI gene encoding 30S ribosomal protein S9, whose translation is MIGEWNNGTGRRKSSVARVFLKKGSGKITVNGKDIQEFFGRETSIMIAKQPLVLTNNTETFDVMVNVAGGGESGQAGATRHGITRALIDYDASLKPVLSQAGFVTRDAREVERKKVGLHSARRRKQFSKR
- the rplM gene encoding 50S ribosomal protein L13, giving the protein MTKTFSAKPADVTHEWFVIDATDKVLGRVASEVALRLRGKHKAIYTPHVDTGDFIVIINAAQLRVTGAKSIDKVYYRHSGYPGGITATNFRDMQSKHPGRALEKAVKGMLPKGPLGYAMIKKLKVYGGAEHPHTAQQPKVLEL
- a CDS encoding serine protease, yielding MKAGSMNPAPWLRPAAAFLAIASAAGSAAALEPDVLFAKLSDSVWAVRTFDAQERPLRAGSAVVIAPGRLVTNCHVLAKASNFVVKRDNVTYGATLEYPDPARDLCQIRVANFTAPPVTLAPAGGARVGQRVYAIGNPRGLENTLGEGLLSGLRGGDGEARLLQTTAAVTPGSSGGGLFDSDGRLLGITTFAARDGGSLNFAIPAEFLAELPARAQAQLAARAREPEGGARRSADLGGIGLNEPLRVGDALEYVRTDRLTGNRTPVVYRLERVAGDELSFNAGSRVEKANGQVVSITSPIGGVFDSASPPGGWAPKDEIRSGMRWHLDYVTTTGDRLRHELDATVGAEHTTRVDGVELNVLRISYQGWIYASYGTGASLVGTPFNVAALYSPELRRIVKFEATHRRASASITNESLELVRIQR
- the erpA gene encoding iron-sulfur cluster insertion protein ErpA, translating into MSAVAENIQTQMPEPIVFTDSAAAKVADLIAEEGNPDLKLRVFVQGGGCSGFQYGFTFDEITNEDDTTMTKNGVSLLIDAMSYQYLVGAEIDYKEDLQGAQFVIKNPNATSTCGCGSSFSA